From the Paramormyrops kingsleyae isolate MSU_618 chromosome 7, PKINGS_0.4, whole genome shotgun sequence genome, one window contains:
- the LOC111836265 gene encoding uncharacterized protein has translation MADTDFEREFLEAHNAYRQDHGAPPLTLSRELSVSAQSWADHLLAIRKLKHSPQSDKGENIFSLQSSRPMKISGKQPVENWYNEIKDYNFSRPGFTPNTGHFTQVVWKDTKELGVGIATDGTTIFVVGQYVPPGNMNVQSYFERNVLPPGGKASGGDSKLPTLTTKDTTSPIGSTQLSANTSDFQKEALEAHNARRQQHGAAPLSLDLDLCRETQKWAEHLVQQNALQHSDTDLGENIFCKWSSNKTPVSGKDAVESWYSEIKDYDFSKSGHQKNTGHFTQVVWKDSQEMGIGMAMDGKGKVFVVAQYRPAGNITNAGYYERNVLPPQKGGGSGDGNKPPTPTTKDTPSPTGPTGLSVTTADFQKEALEAHNARRQQHGAPPLSLDLDLCRETQKWAEHLVQQNAVQHSETDLGENIYYKWTSDKTPASGKDAVESWYSEIKDYDFSKSGHQKNTGHFTQVVWKDSQEMGIGMATDGKGKVFVVAQYRPAGNITNAGYYERNVLPPQKGGGSGDGNKPPTPTTKDTPSPTGPTGLSVTTADFQKEALEAHNARRQQHGAAPLSLDLDLCRETQKWAEHLVQQNALQHSDTDLGENIYYKWTSDKAAVSGKDAVESWYSEIKDYDFSKSGHQKKTGHFTQVVWKDSQEMGIGMATDGKGKVFVVAQYRPAGNITNAGYYERNVLPPQSDSPHIISQSGQPGPCISPPIHCPHTQL, from the exons ATGGCAG ACACTGACTTTGAGCGGGAGTTTCTGGAGGCCCACAACGCGTACCGGCAGGATCACGGGGCACCGCCACTGACGCTGAGCAGGGAGCTGAGTGTCTCTGCGCAGAGCTGGGCCGATCACCTGCTCGCCATCCGGAAGCTGAAGCACAGCCCCCAGTCAGACAAGGGCGAGAACATCTTCAGCTTGCAGAGCTCCAGGCCCATGAAGATCTCAG GGAAGCAGCCAGTGGAAAATTGGTACAATGAGATCAAAGACTACAACTTCAGCAGGCCTGGATTTACCCCCAACACAG GTCATTTCACTCAGGTGGTGTGGAAGGATACTAAGGAGCTGGGGGTGGGCATTGCAACCGACGGCACGACCATCTTCGTGGTTGGCCAGTATGTGCCTCCAGGGAACATGAACGTCCAAAGCTATTTTGAGAGGAATGTCTTACCACCAG GTGGAAAAGCGAGTGGGGGCGACAGCAAGCTCCCCACCCTTACCACCAAGGACACCACCAGCCCGATCGGCTCAACTCAATTGTCTGCAAACACCTCCGACTTCCAGAAGGAGGCGCTGGAGGCCCACAATGCTCGGCGGCAGCAACACGGAGCAGCCCCACTCAGCCTGGACCTGGACCTGTGCCGGGAGACGCAGAAGTGGGCCGAACACCTGGTACAGCAAAACGCTTTGCAGCATAGTGACACTGACCTGGGCGAGAACATCTTTTGTAAATGGTCATCCAATAAAACTCCAGTATCAG GAAAAGACGCAGTGGAGTCCTGGTACAGCGAGATCAAGGACTATGATTTCAGCAAGTCTGGACATCAGAAGAACACAG GTCACTTCACTCAGGTGGTCTGGAAGGACTCTCAGGAAATGGGCATTGGCATGGCGATGGACGGCAAGGGGAAGGTGTTTGTTGTGGCCCAGTACCGGCCAGCGGGGAACATCACCAACGCTGGCTACTATGAGCGAAATGTCCTCCCACCACAGA AAGGAGGAGGGAGTGGAGATGGCAACAAGCCCCCGACCCCTACCACCAAGGACACCCCCAGCCCAACCGGCCCAACTGGACTCTCTGTGACCACCGCTGACTTCCAGAAGGAGGCGCTGGAGGCCCACAATGCTCGGCGGCAGCAACACGGAGCACCGCCACTCAGCCTGGACCTGGACCTGTGCCGGGAGACGCAGAAGTGGGCCGAACACCTGGTACAGCAAAACGCTGTGCAGCATAGTGAAACTGACCTGGGCGAGAACATCTATTATAAGTGGACATCTGATAAAACTCCAGCATCAG GAAAAGACGCAGTGGAGTCCTGGTACAGCGAGATCAAGGACTATGATTTCAGCAAGTCTGGACATCAGAAGAACACAG GTCACTTCACTCAGGTGGTCTGGAAGGACTCTCAGGAAATGGGCATTGGCATGGCGACGGACGGCAAGGGGAAGGTGTTTGTTGTGGCCCAGTACCGGCCAGCGGGGAACATCACCAACGCTGGCTACTATGAGCGAAATGTCCTCCCACCACAGA AAGGAGGAGGGAGTGGAGATGGCAACAAGCCCCCGACCCCTACCACCAAGGACACCCCCAGCCCAACCGGCCCAACTGGACTCTCTGTGACCACCGCTGACTTCCAGAAGGAGGCGCTGGAGGCCCACAATGCTCGGCGGCAGCAACACGGAGCAGCCCCACTCAGCCTGGACCTGGACCTGTGCCGGGAGACGCAGAAGTGGGCCGAACACCTGGTACAGCAAAACGCTTTGCAGCATAGTGACACTGACCTGGGCGAGAACATCTATTATAAGTGGACATCTGATAAAGCTGCAGTATCAG GAAAAGACGCAGTGGAGTCCTGGTACAGCGAGATCAAGGACTATGATTTCAGCAAGTCTGGACATCAGAAGAAAACAG GTCACTTCACTCAGGTGGTCTGGAAGGACTCTCAGGAAATGGGCATTGGCATGGCGACGGACGGCAAGGGGAAGGTGTTTGTGGTGGCCCAGTACCGGCCAGCGGGAAATATCACCAACGCTGGCTACTATGAGCGAAATGTCCTCCCACCACAGA GTGATTCTCCCCACATCATCTCACAAAGTGGTCAACCAGGTCCCTGTATTAGTCCTCCCATCCACTGTCCACACACCCAACTATGA
- the zgc:55461 gene encoding tubulin beta-4B chain, whose amino-acid sequence MREIVHLQAGQCGNQIGAKFWEVISDEHGIDPTGTYHGDSDLQLERINVYYNEATGGKYVPRAVLVDLEPGTMDSVRSGPFGQVFRPDNFVFGQSGAGNNWAKGHYTEGAELVDSVLDVVRKEAESCDCLQGFQLTHSLGGGTGSGMGTLLISKIREEYPDRIMNTFSVVPSPKVSDTVVEPYNATLSVHQLVENTDETYCIDNEALYDICFRTLKLTTPTYGDLNHLVSATMSGVTTCLRFPGQLNADLRKLAVNMVPFPRLHFFMPGFAPLTSRGSQQYRALTVPELTQQMFDAKNMMAACDPRHGRYLTVAAVFRGRMSMKEVDEQMLNVQNKNSSYFVEWIPNNVKTAVCDIPPRGLKMAATFIGNSTAIQELFKRISEQFTAMFRRKAFLHWYTGEGMDEMEFTEAESNMNDLVSEYQQYQDATAEEEGEFEEEGEEELA is encoded by the exons ATGAGGGAGATTGTCCATCTACAGGCTGGTCAGTGTGGAAACCAAATTGGAGCCAAG TTTTGGGAGGTGATCAGCGATGAGCACGGCATAGACCCCACCGGCACTTACCACGGCGACAGCGATCTCCAGCTAGAGAGGATCAATGTGTATTACAACGAGGCCACCG GGGGAAAGTATGTCCCCCGTGCCGTCCTTGTGGATCTGGAGCCGGGCACAATGGATTCTGTTCGGTCCGGACCCTTTGGGCAGGTATTCAGACCTGACAACTTCGTCTTCG GTCAGAGTGGTGCCGGCAACAACTGGGCCAAGGGTCACTACACTGAGGGAGCAGAGCTGGTGGATTCAGTTCTGGATGTGGTGAGGAAGGAGGCAGAGAGCTGCGATTGTCTCCAGGGCTTCCAGCTCACCCACTCCCTGGGTGGGGGCACAGGCTCCGGCATGGGAACGCTGCTGATCAGCAAGATCCGTGAGGAGTACCCCGACCGCATCATGAACACCTTCAGCGTGGTGCCCTCCCCCAAAGTGTCGGACACTGTCGTCGAGCCCTACAACGCCACTCTGTCCGTGCACCAGCTAGTGGAGAACACTGACGAGACCTACTGCATCGACAACGAGGCGCTCTACGACATCTGCTTCCGCACACTGaagctgaccacgcccacctATGGGGATCTCAACCACCTGGTGTCGGCCACCATGAGTGGCGTCACCACCTGCCTGCGTTTCCCTGGCCAGCTGAACGCTGACTTGCGGAAGCTTGCTGTCAATATGGTCCCATTCCCCCGTTTGCATTTCTTCATGCCTGGGTTTGCTCCcctcaccagcagggggagccagcAGTACCGTGCCCTCACCGTACCTGAGCTCACCCAGCAGATGTTCGATGCCAAGAACATGATGGCGGCCTGTGACCCACGTCACGGTCGGTACCTGACTGTGGCCGCGGTCTTCCGTGGACGCATGTCCATGAAGGAGGTGGATGAGCAGATGCTGAATGTGCAGAACAAGAACAGCAGCTACTTTGTGGAGTGGATCCCCAATAACGTGAAGACGGCTGTCTGCGACATCCCACCTCGTGGCCTAAAGATGGCTGCCACCTTCATCGGCAACAGCACGGCCATCCAGGAGCTCTTCAAGCGCATCTCCGAGCAGTTCACCGCCATGTTCAGGCGCAAAGCCTTCTTGCACTGGTACACCGGCGAGGGAATGGATGAGATGGAGTTCACTGAGGCGGAGAGCAACATGAATGACCTGGTATCTGAGTATCAGCAGTATCAGGATGCCACTGCTGAGGAGGAAGGGGAGTTTGAGGAGGAGGGTGAGGAGGAGCTGGCATGA